Proteins encoded by one window of Perca fluviatilis chromosome 13, GENO_Pfluv_1.0, whole genome shotgun sequence:
- the slc39a4 gene encoding zinc transporter ZIP4 yields the protein MFFSALLILASWGLLGSVSGSPAMEEVYAAVLSVVSPGQQYLTRESLGSVFNTLEKRVQCGEVSCEKCDLADAVNQLIKNHSTHGEDETGKGRKHVTISGSQFTALAAGCVLYLSTPGLVCTAVRQGRWGEEVERFLHEITHQEQHQDHDNEHIHVHGLKVLLKKLHDHYKPSEIESCVTASDIMAEVNASSAEQRQEVGAVLGRVLYHALQGHCFISHSLPEESFFLDFIIDRLGSENFTVGDLEAFMRSLNLGPDHEHDNQHQDEHSHYHDHSGFRRRKRSVGHEGNTTWDRFCFSAEELVLIYGLADNSSASSVLGRTDLARLSPALLQQILSGACADITEPPTPDGLTKAERYLYATIANIVITLASMFGIVVLLCTSCTNVFQLCIQFCISLAVGSLTGDALLHLIPMFLGLHVHSDNTSSQSQHGQQEEIPDYIYKILVLIAGIYYFYLMETIFSLIVYKDKDNHHHHQHHHGEESEPHHCDHGRVLEMYQQERKQKDMSQSTSKAELVGYEDHKTSLSGLKERTREQRLLPYMITIGDGIHNFADGLAMGAAFSLSWKSGLATSLAVLCHEIPHELGDFAILLHSGVSVRKALLLNLGSAMTSFIGLYIALAVATDLATKQWIAAITAGLFLYVGLADMLPTMVHISNKRPWLMFLLQNVGLLSGWSILLVLSIYEERISF from the exons TGTGATCTAGCAGATGCCGTTAACCAGCTGATCAAGAATCACTCCACCCATGGAGAGGATGAAACTGGAAAAGGCAGAAAACATGTAACCATCAGCGGGTCTCAGTTCACTGCTCTCGCTGCCGGATGCGTCCTGTACCTATCAACCCCTGGCCTGGTCTGCACCGCGGTGAGGCAggggagatggggagaggaGGTTGAACGTTTCCTACATGAAATCACACATCAGGAGCAGCACCAGGACCATGACAACGAGCACATACACGTTCATGGGTTGAAGGTGCTGCTTAAAAAGCTCCACGACCACTACAAGCCCTCAGAAATTGAG AGCTGTGTAACAGCCAGTGACATCATGGCAGAGGTCAACGCATCATCAGCAGAACAGAGACAGGAAGTGGGTGCAGTTTTGGGCCGTGTCCTGTATCACGCCTTGCAAGGTCACTGCTTCATTAGCCACTCACTGCCTGAGGAGAGCTTCTTCCTGGACTTCATCATTGACCGTCTGGGGTCAGAGAACTTCACTGTCGGGG ATTTGGAGGCTTTCATGAGGAGTCTCAACCTCGGACCTGACCACGAACATGACAACCAACACCAGGACGAACACTCTCACTATCACGATCATAGTGGTTTCAgacggaggaagaggagcgTGGGGCATGAAGGAAACACCACCTGGGATCGG TTCTGTTTCTCAGCTGAAGAGCTGGTCCTGATCTACGGTCTGGCAGACAACAGCTCTGCCTCCTCTGTCCTGGGTCGGACCGACTTGGCTCGGCTCAGCCCTGCACTCCTCCAGCAGATTCTGAGCGGAGCGTGTGCAGACATCACAGAACCACCAACACCAGATGGGCTCACCAAGGCTGAGA GATACCTCTATGCAACCATTGCCAATATTGTAATAACACTGGCGTCCATGTTTGGCATTGTGGTTCTGCTGTGTACCTCCTGCACCAATGTGTTTCAGTTGTGTATCCAGTTTTGCATCAGCCTGGCTGTAGGTTCACTGACTGGAGATGCCTTACTGCACCTAATACCCATG TTTCTAGGTTTACATGTGCACTCAGACAACACCAGCAGCCAATCGCAGCATGGTCAACAGGAAGAAATTCCAGACTATATTTACAAGATCTTGGTATTGATTGCTGGGATCTACTACTTTTATCTGATGGAAACAATCTTCTCTCTCATCGtatataaagataaagataatcatcaccatcatcaacatcatcatggG gAAGAATCAGAGCCTCATCACTGTGACCATGGGAGGGTTTTAGAGATGTATCAAcaggagaggaaacaaaaaGACATGTCACAGTCAACTTCAAAAGCAGAACTG GTTGGCTATGAAGACCATAAGACATCTCTTTCAGGGTTGAAAGAGCGCACCAGAG AACAGCGTCTGCTGCCTTATATGATAACTATCGGTGACGGGATCCACAACTTTGCAGATGGCTTAGCGATGGGCGCAGCTTTCTCCCTGTCATGGAAGTCTGGTCTGGCCACCTCACTAGCTGTCCTCTGCCATGAAATACCACATGAACTGG GTGATTTTGCCATTTTGCTCCACAGTGGTGTGTCTGTCCGCAAGGCGTTGCTTTTAAACCTTGGCAGTGCCATGACTTCGTTCATCGGCCTGTACATCGCTCTGGCTGTAGCTACTGACCTCGCCACCAAACAGTGGATAGCTGCCATTACTGCAGGACTCTTCCTGTACGTGGGGCTGGCTGACATG CTCCCCACCATGGTCCACATCAGCAACAAGAGACCCTGGCTGATGTTTCTGCTGCAGAACGTCGGCCTTCTGAGCGGGTGGAGTATTCTGTTGGTGCTGTCAATTTATGAAGAGAGAATCAGCTTTTAA